In Herbinix luporum, a single window of DNA contains:
- a CDS encoding glycosyltransferase, which produces MKKKILFIINTMGQAGAETALIELLKKLQTMDDIELFLYVIIPCGELFEKVPRKVKILNKTYSKASLHSFLGHMIIAKELIYSFFYKLTGFKNCKLIIGNIKEQKAKGNKLQWDKLLWRLLAEGRPIRKDTYHMAVAYLEGAATYYLGDKVKAACKAAFVHIDYELAGYSPYMDRDCYKSMDRIYVVSKGVGEKFSKIYPQYRKKIRLFRNLLDRELIVEKADRGIGFTDDFDGIRLVSVGRLHYQKAYDLAIEALAKILNEGYKVRWYVIGEGKERSNLKKLIKKYGVREAFVLLGKKDNPYPYINQADIFVQASRFEGKSIAIEEAQILGKAIIASDCTGNAEQIISGHDGSLFSLNVDNLVREIKKLIDNPILRGQYEKNTKEKNFEDPKDMEDFLYLIRARR; this is translated from the coding sequence ATGAAGAAAAAAATCCTTTTTATTATAAATACCATGGGTCAAGCCGGGGCCGAAACAGCCTTAATTGAACTATTAAAAAAGTTGCAAACCATGGATGATATAGAGCTTTTTCTTTATGTCATAATACCTTGCGGAGAGTTGTTTGAAAAAGTTCCAAGGAAGGTAAAAATACTTAACAAGACTTATAGTAAAGCTTCCCTACATTCCTTTTTAGGCCATATGATAATTGCAAAAGAGCTTATTTACTCATTCTTTTATAAATTAACAGGATTTAAGAATTGTAAGCTTATTATCGGTAACATCAAGGAGCAAAAAGCAAAAGGAAATAAACTTCAATGGGATAAGCTGTTATGGAGGCTTTTGGCAGAGGGAAGGCCTATTAGAAAAGACACTTACCATATGGCTGTAGCTTATTTAGAGGGGGCTGCCACCTATTATTTAGGGGATAAAGTTAAGGCAGCCTGTAAAGCTGCCTTTGTACATATTGATTATGAATTGGCCGGTTATAGTCCTTATATGGATAGGGATTGTTATAAGTCTATGGATAGAATTTATGTTGTATCTAAAGGAGTCGGTGAGAAATTCTCTAAGATATATCCTCAGTACAGGAAGAAAATAAGACTTTTTAGAAATCTTTTAGATAGGGAACTTATAGTAGAAAAAGCCGATAGAGGAATTGGTTTTACTGATGATTTTGATGGGATACGCTTGGTCAGTGTTGGTCGTTTGCATTATCAGAAAGCTTATGATCTTGCCATAGAGGCATTGGCAAAAATTTTAAATGAAGGTTATAAGGTCCGTTGGTATGTAATAGGAGAAGGAAAAGAAAGGTCAAATCTTAAGAAATTGATAAAGAAATATGGGGTTAGGGAGGCATTTGTTTTACTGGGAAAGAAGGATAATCCTTATCCTTATATAAATCAAGCTGATATATTTGTCCAGGCTAGTCGATTTGAAGGAAAGAGCATAGCTATAGAGGAAGCCCAGATTTTAGGCAAGGCTATAATTGCTTCTGACTGTACAGGGAATGCCGAACAGATAATATCCGGACATGACGGCAGCTTATTTTCTCTTAATGTTGATAATTTGGTAAGGGAAATAAAGAAGTTAATAGATAATCCTATCCTAAGAGGGCAATATGAAAAAAATACAAAGGAAAAAAACTTTGAAGATCCAAAAGATATGGAAGATTTTTTATATTTAATAAGGGCTAGGAGATGA
- a CDS encoding glycosyltransferase family 2 protein has product MKELLVIVPVFNEEKNLANLLESLSEPKIRSFADILIINDASSDRTEAIAKSYNMPLITHVFNLGYGATLQVGYKYAVRNNYKYVIQIDGDGQHSVDNIAHIYRCLHSKDAEGNTPDIVIGSRFLAGSKAYKISAIKKLSISYFSCLIKKKTGVLITDPTSGLQGLSRRAFKYYSQYGNFDCSYPDANMIIQMLLLGYRIKETTSVMYERKAGVSMHRGLIKQLIYMLTMPLSIWTVTVRIKKGLQKT; this is encoded by the coding sequence TTGAAAGAGCTATTAGTTATAGTTCCTGTATTTAATGAGGAGAAAAATCTTGCTAATTTATTAGAAAGCCTGTCTGAACCAAAAATCAGAAGCTTTGCAGATATTTTAATTATTAATGATGCCTCCAGTGACAGGACTGAGGCTATTGCAAAATCCTATAATATGCCTTTAATTACCCATGTATTTAACCTAGGTTACGGTGCCACACTGCAAGTGGGCTATAAATATGCAGTAAGAAATAATTATAAATATGTTATTCAAATAGACGGGGACGGCCAACACTCTGTAGACAATATAGCCCATATATATAGATGTCTTCATTCAAAAGATGCAGAGGGTAATACACCGGATATTGTAATAGGTTCAAGGTTTTTAGCCGGAAGTAAGGCTTATAAAATTTCTGCAATTAAGAAATTATCTATATCTTATTTTTCCTGTTTAATTAAAAAAAAGACAGGAGTTCTTATTACGGACCCCACTTCCGGTTTACAGGGACTAAGTCGCAGAGCTTTTAAGTATTATTCCCAGTATGGCAACTTTGATTGTTCATATCCTGACGCCAATATGATAATCCAGATGCTGCTTTTAGGCTATCGAATTAAGGAGACTACATCGGTTATGTATGAAAGAAAGGCCGGAGTCAGTATGCATAGGGGACTTATAAAGCAGCTGATTTATATGTTAACTATGCCTTTAAGTATATGGACAGTAACAGTTAGAATCAAAAAGGGATTACAAAAAACATGA
- a CDS encoding cation diffusion facilitator family transporter, whose product MGEGEYIKRISNIQIAMKVSWLSIIINTLLSVYKLLAGILSNSSAMVSDAVHTISDVLSSIIVIIGIKMSYKEADSKHPYGHERFESVAAIILSVILFFIGVSIGFSGIKKIILNKNEVLTVPGTQALVAALVSIIIKEIMYWYTRIAAKKVNSDALMADAWHHRSDALSSIGSFIGIMGAKIGFLFMDPLASVVICLLITVSAISIFIDAIGKMIDKSCDRSIIEEMKNTILQEEGVICVDLIRARMFGNRIYVDVEIRAKGDDTLLSTHELAHRVHDVIEKNYENVKHCMVHVNPEI is encoded by the coding sequence ATGGGGGAGGGTGAGTATATCAAAAGAATATCTAATATTCAAATTGCTATGAAGGTTTCATGGCTTAGTATTATTATAAATACATTACTAAGTGTATATAAATTGTTAGCCGGCATTCTATCAAATTCCTCAGCTATGGTTTCAGATGCAGTTCATACAATTTCAGATGTATTAAGTTCTATTATAGTTATTATAGGAATTAAGATGTCTTATAAAGAAGCAGATAGTAAGCATCCATATGGCCATGAACGATTTGAATCTGTGGCAGCTATAATTTTGTCAGTTATTCTTTTTTTTATAGGAGTAAGTATAGGCTTTTCAGGTATCAAAAAAATAATCTTAAATAAGAATGAAGTATTGACTGTACCGGGTACACAGGCCTTAGTTGCTGCCCTTGTTTCTATAATTATTAAGGAAATCATGTACTGGTATACCCGTATAGCTGCTAAGAAAGTAAATTCCGATGCCCTAATGGCAGATGCTTGGCATCACCGTTCGGATGCTTTATCATCTATCGGTAGTTTTATAGGAATTATGGGGGCTAAAATTGGTTTTTTGTTTATGGATCCCTTAGCAAGTGTTGTAATATGCCTTTTGATAACCGTATCTGCCATATCTATTTTTATAGATGCCATAGGAAAAATGATAGATAAATCATGTGATAGATCAATTATTGAAGAAATGAAAAATACTATTTTACAAGAAGAAGGGGTAATATGTGTGGACTTAATAAGGGCTAGAATGTTCGGTAACAGAATTTATGTGGATGTGGAAATCCGAGCTAAGGGTGACGATACCTTATTATCAACCCATGAACTTGCCCATAGGGTCCATGATGTTATAGAAAAAAATTATGAAAATGTTAAACATTGTATGGTTCATGTAAATCCTGAAATATAA
- a CDS encoding DUF2304 domain-containing protein, whose translation MSIPLRVFICLSGIGFIYISRKASIAKKMTEKQSLFWIFGGLFIFMFGLFPKLVFIISDIFSVEYPPSIIFTISFMFVFYGIFSCYKTNAKLTAQVNELAMQISLLNDENMQLKSFINEHYLNNEKKDVENLIV comes from the coding sequence ATGTCTATACCCTTAAGAGTTTTTATATGTCTTTCTGGAATTGGATTTATCTATATTTCAAGAAAGGCTAGCATAGCTAAAAAAATGACTGAAAAGCAAAGTTTGTTCTGGATATTTGGAGGATTATTTATATTTATGTTTGGTCTTTTTCCTAAACTTGTATTTATAATTTCAGATATATTTTCCGTAGAATATCCTCCCTCCATAATATTTACCATATCATTTATGTTTGTTTTTTATGGGATTTTTAGTTGCTATAAGACAAATGCAAAGCTAACTGCACAGGTTAATGAACTGGCCATGCAGATATCACTTCTTAATGATGAGAATATGCAATTAAAAAGTTTTATTAATGAGCACTATCTTAATAATGAAAAGAAAGATGTAGAGAATTTGATAGTATGA
- a CDS encoding leucine-rich repeat protein, which produces MSNSLLNIVIIAKMNTSLNFLATLEAILNQDYQPIKIVVVDANEENSLYSIGLQEDLSSYLEVEYIKLDPSFSMAKIRNHILDYLDGEYVAFLTANDNWMKETALSHIKLLTKHPEAAASCMGGILIDERKRNHYMKPLIKKEDKPLSKLDLYKMIKRSAQVVYKIKALKLIGGFDEELDNLCDGDMVIRLSYKYKVIIYAKSLCECRITEAFLDYELRLYLDYKKFYMKHMNLFIVNKKVQEEFYHKMIYLTRKNYMWLDYLLYLAINFVKHPIKTTGHACNYITKLLKNIISSLRMKFSVINETVKIKLNKLKSNNNLSNQMYVYSQNIRNIVIPEYIRTIKKGMFYGCDQLVSIEIPSTVTTIEAHAFHNCTNLRSVIFKDNSRLSKIGDYAFAGCSSLEELNLPLVSSIGAYTFARCYSLKKITFASSSVFPSDLEKIPPYAFAACKSLLSVEFGANSMLETIDKGAFFGCSSLQRVIISGRVKSLGAYAFAYCGKLNSLAFIQIDALESIGKAAFMFCENLAYFQLPSGLERIPARTFYGCSKLKYMKIPKKVLSINHQAFRKCDFLSNVLVLSADVIISQTAFDKHTQINIQGN; this is translated from the coding sequence ATGTCAAATTCATTGTTAAACATAGTTATCATTGCAAAAATGAATACTTCCCTAAATTTTTTAGCTACCTTAGAGGCTATTCTTAATCAAGATTATCAGCCCATTAAGATTGTGGTAGTCGATGCCAATGAAGAAAATAGTCTATATAGTATCGGGCTGCAGGAGGATTTATCCTCATACTTGGAGGTTGAATACATCAAACTAGATCCTTCCTTTTCCATGGCAAAAATCAGAAACCATATTCTTGATTATTTGGACGGAGAATATGTGGCTTTTTTAACTGCCAATGACAACTGGATGAAAGAAACTGCATTAAGCCATATAAAATTACTTACAAAACATCCTGAGGCAGCAGCTTCCTGTATGGGGGGAATCTTGATTGATGAAAGAAAGAGGAATCATTATATGAAGCCTCTGATTAAAAAAGAGGATAAGCCCCTTTCGAAATTAGATTTGTATAAGATGATAAAAAGATCAGCCCAGGTAGTTTATAAAATAAAAGCACTTAAGTTAATCGGTGGTTTTGATGAAGAATTGGATAACTTATGTGATGGGGATATGGTAATTAGGTTAAGTTATAAGTATAAAGTAATTATATACGCAAAATCCCTATGTGAATGCCGTATAACAGAGGCTTTCTTGGATTATGAACTTAGACTTTATCTTGATTACAAAAAGTTTTATATGAAACATATGAATTTATTTATAGTTAATAAAAAAGTACAAGAAGAGTTTTATCACAAAATGATATATCTGACAAGGAAAAATTATATGTGGTTGGATTATCTTTTATATTTGGCCATAAATTTTGTTAAACATCCCATTAAAACCACAGGTCATGCTTGCAATTATATAACTAAGTTACTTAAAAATATAATTTCTTCACTCCGTATGAAGTTTTCAGTAATTAATGAGACAGTTAAGATTAAACTAAATAAGTTAAAAAGTAATAATAATCTAAGTAATCAAATGTATGTTTATAGCCAGAATATTAGAAATATTGTAATTCCGGAATATATAAGGACAATTAAAAAGGGAATGTTCTACGGCTGTGACCAATTAGTTTCGATAGAAATTCCAAGTACCGTAACCACCATAGAAGCCCATGCATTTCATAATTGTACAAATCTACGTTCAGTAATATTTAAGGATAATAGCAGACTAAGTAAGATTGGTGATTATGCCTTTGCAGGTTGTAGCTCATTAGAGGAGCTTAATTTACCCTTAGTATCTTCCATAGGTGCCTATACATTTGCCCGGTGTTATTCGTTGAAAAAAATTACTTTTGCCAGCAGCAGTGTTTTTCCTTCGGATTTAGAGAAAATACCACCCTATGCTTTTGCTGCTTGTAAAAGCTTATTAAGTGTAGAGTTTGGGGCTAATAGCATGCTAGAAACTATAGATAAAGGTGCATTTTTTGGATGTAGCAGCTTGCAGAGGGTTATAATTAGCGGAAGGGTAAAAAGTCTGGGAGCTTATGCTTTTGCATACTGTGGCAAACTTAATTCCTTAGCCTTTATCCAGATTGATGCTTTAGAAAGTATTGGAAAAGCTGCATTTATGTTCTGTGAAAACCTAGCCTATTTTCAGCTGCCCAGTGGATTAGAAAGAATTCCTGCCCGTACCTTCTATGGTTGTAGTAAGCTAAAGTATATGAAAATACCAAAGAAGGTTCTATCTATCAATCATCAAGCCTTTAGAAAATGTGATTTTTTATCAAATGTATTGGTATTATCAGCTGATGTAATAATTTCGCAAACGGCATTTGATAAACATACTCAAATAAATATACAGGGAAATTAG
- the pelF gene encoding GT4 family glycosyltransferase PelF, protein MKVCIIAEGCYPYVIGGVSSWIDNLIKLFPDIEFNLLTIIADRSISGKFKYEIPKNLTEIDEVYLQDVESIKRTCKNKIHLSKRELEALKSLIIGEKVDWVRVFSIFNRKNISVNNLLMSKEFLDITKEYYTLKYVNITFSDFLWTLRSIYLPLFFALKTSPKKADIYHCVSTGYAGIIGCKALSIYPDAKLLISEHGIYTREREEEIIKAKWVQNIYKTIWIDQFRKMSKGAYYFADLVTSLFEDARSLQLELGCPLSKAIITPNGIDTNLFKDIPIKDPNDPYINLGAIVRVTPIKDIKTMINAFYFAHKKMAKLKLWIMGPLDEDSEYVEECYELIRKLKAENIIFTGKINTQDYIGKMDIMLLTSISEGQPLTILEGFAAKKPSIATNVGNCYGLIYGENDPFGAAGIVVPVMNISEITNAILKLVSNPKLIKQMGENGYNRLMYKYRNVYMEENYRRIYRTLGNFSHTDYTKKEFVS, encoded by the coding sequence ATGAAGGTGTGTATAATTGCAGAAGGCTGTTACCCCTATGTTATAGGTGGGGTATCTAGTTGGATAGATAATCTTATAAAATTATTTCCTGATATTGAATTTAATCTCCTTACCATAATAGCTGACCGCAGTATTAGCGGTAAGTTTAAATATGAAATACCTAAGAATTTGACCGAGATTGATGAGGTTTATCTTCAAGATGTAGAAAGTATAAAAAGGACTTGTAAGAATAAAATTCATCTTAGTAAAAGGGAACTAGAAGCCTTAAAAAGTTTAATTATAGGGGAGAAGGTAGATTGGGTTAGGGTATTTTCTATATTTAACCGGAAGAATATATCCGTTAATAATTTATTAATGAGTAAAGAATTTTTAGATATTACAAAAGAATACTATACCCTTAAATATGTAAATATAACTTTTTCAGATTTTTTATGGACACTTCGTTCTATATATCTTCCCCTGTTTTTTGCACTGAAGACAAGTCCAAAAAAGGCAGATATATATCATTGTGTTTCAACAGGATATGCCGGTATTATAGGCTGCAAGGCCTTATCAATCTATCCCGATGCTAAGCTACTTATCAGTGAGCATGGTATATATACCAGAGAAAGGGAAGAAGAGATTATTAAGGCAAAGTGGGTTCAGAATATATACAAAACCATATGGATTGATCAGTTTCGAAAGATGTCTAAAGGGGCCTATTATTTTGCAGATTTGGTAACCTCCCTTTTTGAAGATGCCAGGTCCCTACAATTAGAACTAGGCTGTCCTTTAAGTAAGGCTATAATAACACCTAATGGTATTGATACTAATCTATTTAAGGATATTCCCATAAAAGATCCAAATGATCCTTATATTAATCTGGGAGCAATAGTTCGGGTGACTCCCATTAAAGATATAAAAACCATGATAAATGCATTTTACTTTGCCCATAAGAAGATGGCAAAATTAAAATTGTGGATAATGGGACCTCTTGATGAAGATTCGGAATATGTAGAGGAATGTTATGAACTTATCAGAAAGTTAAAAGCAGAAAATATAATTTTTACAGGAAAGATTAATACCCAGGATTATATAGGAAAAATGGACATAATGCTTTTAACCAGTATCAGCGAAGGGCAGCCCCTGACCATATTGGAGGGGTTTGCAGCTAAAAAGCCTTCCATAGCTACAAATGTGGGGAATTGTTATGGATTAATCTATGGGGAAAATGACCCCTTTGGTGCTGCCGGAATAGTAGTGCCGGTTATGAATATTTCAGAAATCACCAATGCTATCCTTAAACTGGTAAGTAACCCAAAGCTTATAAAGCAAATGGGGGAGAACGGATATAATCGTCTTATGTATAAGTATAGGAATGTGTATATGGAAGAAAATTATCGTAGAATTTATAGAACCTTAGGTAACTTCAGTCACACAGATTATACAAAAAAGGAATTTGTATCCTAA
- a CDS encoding DUF4832 domain-containing protein, producing MINKFKWIPYPSIEKADILNNPYCGLYSIYRFYADNKYDINLISNHQICLLEINLINFNDRPLSMEALGNIEWIFRYFTLHKKQMIVRFLYDWEGKGLDSEPKNIGIVLNHMEQLSDLLKEFEDSIYIIQGLFIGSWGEMHSSRYLSEEHMTRLAYKLYDCTGEGTQIALRCPSFWRMIFKTNQPLDDKTAYSKLIRSRFSLFNDGILSSYTDYGTYGYIRAKVSDNYSDKWIRKDELNFQNKLCRYVSNGGEVINNCKYNDVETAVRELRIMRVSYLNDGYDREVLDKWKASKSPSSKPIWKDKSAFDYIAAHLGYRYLIKDIKVSPPLKGGIKIKIKLCNTGFSSSYHRFDLKLALAAIINTNFYEYHINTDTRFWLPNETVEFETFIRLDALKDKHYILCLAIYDPRIGKYIKLANSFSPGSYKGYYKLGEIKLANII from the coding sequence ATGATTAATAAATTCAAATGGATCCCCTATCCCAGTATAGAAAAAGCAGATATTTTAAATAATCCCTATTGCGGTCTTTATTCAATCTATCGTTTTTATGCAGACAATAAATATGATATAAATTTAATTTCAAACCATCAGATTTGCCTTCTGGAAATTAATTTGATTAATTTTAATGATAGACCCTTATCTATGGAAGCATTAGGGAATATTGAATGGATATTTAGATATTTTACATTACATAAAAAGCAGATGATAGTAAGATTCTTATATGACTGGGAGGGGAAAGGTTTAGATAGTGAGCCAAAAAATATAGGAATTGTATTAAATCATATGGAACAGCTGTCAGATCTCCTTAAAGAATTTGAAGATAGCATTTATATAATACAAGGACTTTTTATCGGTAGTTGGGGTGAAATGCATAGTTCCAGGTATTTAAGTGAAGAGCATATGACAAGGCTGGCCTATAAATTGTATGATTGTACTGGAGAGGGCACACAAATAGCCCTAAGGTGTCCTAGTTTTTGGCGAATGATATTTAAGACCAATCAGCCCTTAGATGATAAAACCGCATATAGTAAGCTAATCAGGTCCAGATTTTCTCTATTTAATGATGGTATCCTATCTTCCTATACGGATTATGGGACATATGGTTATATTAGAGCAAAAGTTTCTGACAATTACAGTGATAAATGGATTAGAAAGGATGAGCTTAATTTTCAGAATAAGTTATGCAGATATGTCTCCAATGGGGGAGAGGTAATAAATAACTGTAAATATAATGATGTAGAAACTGCGGTTAGGGAATTAAGGATAATGAGAGTATCCTATCTTAATGATGGATATGACAGGGAAGTCCTTGATAAGTGGAAAGCCAGTAAATCCCCTTCCTCAAAACCTATTTGGAAAGATAAATCAGCCTTTGATTATATAGCCGCCCATCTTGGATACCGTTATTTGATTAAGGATATAAAAGTATCTCCACCCTTAAAGGGTGGGATAAAGATAAAAATCAAACTTTGTAATACAGGTTTTTCTTCTTCTTATCATAGATTTGATCTTAAGTTAGCCTTAGCAGCTATCATTAATACTAATTTTTATGAATACCATATTAATACAGATACCCGATTTTGGTTACCCAATGAGACAGTTGAATTTGAAACTTTTATAAGGCTAGATGCCTTAAAAGACAAGCATTATATATTATGCTTGGCCATATATGATCCCCGCATAGGAAAATATATTAAGCTGGCAAATTCATTTTCACCTGGAAGCTATAAGGGCTATTATAAGTTGGGTGAAATTAAACTAGCTAATATAATTTAG
- a CDS encoding glycosyltransferase family 8 protein: MVDKLCVAYGADDNYAKYLGISLLSLFRSNTDFAEIYVFVLDCGIGEANKEKLLYIADKYNRKIEFIEMKDMEGKLNLNMGFRKISIASYARLFLSSVIPDTYKRVLYLDCDTLILDKVNKLWNIKLNNNLVAGVQDTVDRFYLIKIGLNIKNYYINAGVLLINLEAWRQQKLEQKFMDFIRRFRGNVPHHDQGIINAVCHNKVHILSLRYNVNSNIYSYSARSISRLYYLDIFYSQREINMAKENPIILHYTEGLVGRPWEENCTHPLKDKFLQIKDLSPWNMEPIQADSRNMTIKAFTICYKYMPLFVSESIYKISNWLIHLRDKVFDKINNK; this comes from the coding sequence ATGGTTGATAAGTTATGTGTAGCCTACGGGGCAGATGATAATTATGCTAAATATCTTGGTATATCCCTCTTATCCTTATTTAGGTCAAATACCGATTTTGCAGAAATATATGTATTTGTTTTGGATTGTGGGATAGGAGAGGCTAATAAAGAAAAGTTGTTATATATAGCAGATAAATATAATCGAAAGATAGAATTTATAGAGATGAAAGATATGGAAGGCAAATTAAATCTAAATATGGGGTTTAGAAAGATCTCAATAGCATCATATGCCAGACTTTTTTTATCATCTGTTATTCCTGATACATATAAGAGGGTTTTATATCTAGACTGTGATACTCTTATCCTTGATAAAGTTAATAAATTATGGAATATAAAGCTTAATAATAATTTGGTCGCAGGGGTACAAGACACAGTAGATAGATTTTATTTAATAAAGATTGGCTTAAATATCAAGAATTATTATATTAATGCAGGGGTCTTATTAATTAATTTAGAGGCCTGGAGACAGCAGAAGCTGGAGCAAAAGTTTATGGATTTTATAAGGAGATTTAGAGGTAATGTACCCCACCATGATCAGGGCATTATTAATGCTGTTTGCCATAATAAAGTACATATCCTATCCCTAAGATATAATGTTAACTCCAATATTTATTCTTATTCTGCAAGGTCAATTAGCAGATTATACTACTTGGATATTTTTTATAGCCAAAGAGAGATTAATATGGCAAAAGAAAATCCAATAATACTTCACTATACAGAAGGCCTTGTAGGAAGGCCCTGGGAAGAAAATTGCACTCATCCATTGAAAGATAAATTTCTACAGATAAAAGACTTATCCCCTTGGAATATGGAGCCAATACAAGCTGATAGTAGAAATATGACTATAAAGGCTTTTACCATCTGTTATAAGTATATGCCTTTATTTGTTTCAGAGTCTATATATAAGATAAGCAATTGGCTTATTCATCTTAGGGATAAAGTTTTTGATAAAATAAATAATAAGTAA
- the pelG gene encoding exopolysaccharide Pel transporter PelG: MAGIGIQLNKIFNKHTVATSIYGIGFSLTYTIAPLFTVIGCLLGMYKVLGFERVAYFEREIFSCSLLYIFVFSLLTTAPFNSVLSKYQTDKIYEQKYEDIRPCIYVGTITTLTFSSLLAIPFCIYALVVGEINPYYIFTAFMGYLGFTLTLSTMVYNSVLKQYKKICLYFLVSMGLTFLLSMIFRFVIRLSISYSMLLALTIGFLLIASLELSNVLRYFPAGSHKYMEVTGYYRIYWKLIASNFLYALGLFAHNFVFWTRPGHLVVADTFVCNQPYDMASFLAVITNISAGVFFLSKVEMHFQERYREYMEAIIGGKLETIEKTKRRMFQVLSSLILSLAYQQFIVTVIIYFMARVFLPIWGFSGLIMEIYPQLALGYYIAFLMYSELLFLYYFEDLKGSLINCLIFALVSIIGSILTANLSAIWYGLGFTISSFFAFTFSYFRLRWLEKNIDSHVFCRGSIFN; the protein is encoded by the coding sequence ATGGCTGGTATAGGTATTCAATTAAATAAAATATTTAATAAACATACTGTGGCTACTTCCATATATGGAATAGGCTTTAGTTTAACCTATACAATAGCACCGCTTTTTACGGTAATCGGATGTTTGCTAGGAATGTATAAGGTGCTGGGTTTTGAAAGAGTAGCTTATTTTGAAAGAGAAATATTTTCATGTAGCTTATTATACATTTTTGTTTTTTCATTACTGACCACAGCTCCTTTTAATTCGGTATTATCAAAATATCAAACTGATAAAATATACGAGCAAAAATATGAAGATATCAGACCATGTATATATGTAGGTACAATTACGACTCTAACTTTTTCTTCTTTGCTTGCAATACCTTTTTGCATTTATGCTCTAGTGGTAGGTGAGATTAATCCTTACTATATCTTTACTGCATTTATGGGGTATTTAGGATTTACCCTAACTTTATCTACCATGGTATATAATTCTGTTTTAAAACAGTATAAGAAGATTTGTCTTTATTTTCTTGTCTCTATGGGACTTACTTTTTTATTATCTATGATATTTCGTTTTGTTATAAGACTTAGCATTAGCTATAGTATGCTTTTGGCATTAACAATTGGATTTTTATTAATAGCTTCCTTAGAACTTTCCAATGTCCTTAGATATTTTCCTGCAGGTAGTCATAAATATATGGAGGTTACCGGTTATTATCGTATTTATTGGAAACTTATAGCTTCTAATTTCTTATATGCCCTTGGATTATTTGCACATAATTTTGTATTTTGGACCAGGCCGGGACATTTAGTGGTAGCCGATACATTTGTTTGTAATCAGCCATATGATATGGCCTCCTTTTTAGCAGTGATTACAAATATATCGGCCGGTGTGTTTTTTTTATCTAAGGTAGAAATGCATTTTCAAGAAAGATACAGAGAGTATATGGAAGCAATTATCGGGGGTAAATTAGAAACAATTGAAAAAACAAAAAGGAGAATGTTTCAGGTACTCTCATCCCTGATACTTTCATTAGCTTATCAACAGTTTATTGTAACGGTTATTATTTATTTTATGGCCAGGGTTTTTTTACCTATCTGGGGATTTTCAGGATTAATAATGGAGATTTATCCTCAGTTGGCCTTAGGCTATTATATAGCATTTTTAATGTACTCTGAATTATTATTTTTATATTACTTTGAAGATTTAAAGGGTTCTTTAATAAACTGTCTGATATTTGCACTTGTCTCCATAATTGGCTCTATTTTAACTGCAAATTTAAGTGCTATATGGTACGGGCTAGGATTTACTATTTCCTCATTTTTTGCATTTACCTTTTCCTACTTTAGACTTCGCTGGCTTGAAAAAAATATTGACAGTCATGTTTTTTGCAGAGGATCGATTTTTAATTAA